In Hyphomicrobiales bacterium, one genomic interval encodes:
- the rpsU gene encoding 30S ribosomal protein S21, whose product MQVLVRDNNVDQALRALKKKMQREGIFREMKLRNFYEKPSQKRAREKAEAVRRARKLARKRAQREGLVAAPKVVAR is encoded by the coding sequence GTGCAGGTACTCGTTCGCGACAACAACGTCGATCAGGCGCTCCGCGCCCTCAAGAAGAAGATGCAGCGCGAAGGCATCTTCCGCGAGATGAAGCTTCGGAATTTCTACGAAAAGCCGTCGCAGAAGCGCGCCCGCGAGAAGGCCGAGGCGGTGCGCCGCGCTCGCAAGCTCGCCCGCAAGCGCGCCCAGCGCGAGGGCCTCGTGGCGGCGCCCAAGGTCGTCGCCCGCTGA
- a CDS encoding 5-(carboxyamino)imidazole ribonucleotide synthase, whose amino-acid sequence MADQPAALAPGATIGILGGGQLGRMLALAAARLGLHVHVLSDRGDDPALEVARQGIHADYDDLDAIARFAGSVDVLTYEFENVPLATADAAALHAPLRPSRRALEATQDRLLERELVLSVGHRVAPFAPVAHEADIAKALAHIGAPALLKTRRFGYDGKGQVRLEDARPEIGVAAWHSIGSAPAILEARVDFARELSVVATRGLDGSIVNYDLAENEHRDQILRVSRLPATVDAGTADLARAIARDLLEALDYVGTLAVELFHVPHDPLGPLIVNELAPRVHNSGHWTEDAALTSQFENHVRAIAGWPLGATDRIGPVTMTNLIGHEADRWRELASDPRNRLHLYGKAVARPGRKMGHVNRLELANRRNGDAD is encoded by the coding sequence GCACGTTCTGAGCGACCGGGGCGACGATCCGGCGCTCGAGGTCGCGCGGCAAGGGATCCACGCGGACTACGACGATCTCGACGCCATCGCGCGCTTTGCAGGCAGCGTCGACGTGCTCACCTACGAATTCGAGAACGTGCCGCTCGCGACTGCCGACGCCGCGGCCCTGCACGCCCCGCTGCGCCCCTCCCGGCGCGCCCTCGAAGCCACCCAGGACCGCCTCCTGGAACGCGAACTCGTTCTCTCGGTCGGCCACCGGGTCGCTCCTTTCGCGCCGGTTGCGCACGAGGCCGACATCGCCAAGGCCCTCGCCCACATCGGCGCCCCGGCCCTCCTCAAGACCCGCCGCTTCGGCTACGACGGAAAAGGTCAGGTCCGCCTCGAAGACGCCCGTCCGGAAATCGGCGTGGCGGCATGGCACAGTATCGGCTCGGCACCCGCGATCCTCGAAGCACGTGTCGACTTCGCCCGCGAGCTGTCGGTCGTCGCGACCCGAGGGCTGGACGGTTCCATCGTCAATTACGACCTCGCCGAGAACGAGCACCGCGATCAGATTCTTCGTGTCTCGCGCCTGCCCGCCACGGTCGATGCGGGAACCGCCGACCTCGCCCGCGCCATCGCGCGCGATCTGCTCGAGGCTCTCGACTATGTCGGAACCCTCGCGGTCGAGCTGTTCCACGTGCCGCACGACCCCCTCGGCCCCCTGATCGTCAATGAATTGGCCCCACGCGTCCACAATTCGGGGCACTGGACCGAGGACGCCGCGCTGACCAGCCAGTTCGAGAACCACGTGCGCGCCATCGCCGGCTGGCCGCTCGGGGCAACGGATCGGATCGGCCCGGTCACCATGACGAACCTGATCGGACACGAGGCGGACCGCTGGCGCGAGCTGGCGTCCGATCCGCGCAACCGGCTTCACCTCTATGGCAAGGCCGTCGCCCGCCCGGGTCGCAAGATGGGACACGTCAACAGATTGGAGCTTGCGAACCGTCGGAACGGGGATGCGGATTGA